Proteins from one Hoplias malabaricus isolate fHopMal1 chromosome 2, fHopMal1.hap1, whole genome shotgun sequence genomic window:
- the si:dkey-111e8.4 gene encoding uncharacterized protein si:dkey-111e8.4 gives MDAGVDGSRMSSMSQWLNSDVFIVFVVVLLLLVVAAIGVCCVTRYRRTHTTTERMAEIEILPCDGSDRSGQVRVILKIVTEQKHASELIHMLTGHRRLTEADQLATEVASTSIDQPLSHTLSNRVSHHTQASDQQVSQLDFPTDSETAATGTHSTDSEGTEEEGVKNKDNNAAAEDGGGPVQCQVN, from the exons ATGGATGCAGGTGTGGATGGTAGTAGGATGAGCTCCATGTCTCAGTGGCTGAATTCTGATGTTTTCATCGTGTTTGTGGTGGTGTTGCTCCTCCTCGTTGTTGCTGCCATTGGTGTCTGCTGTGTCACCAGATACCGTcgaacacacacaacaacaga GAGGATGGCAGAAATAGAAATCCTCCCATGTGATGGTTCAGACAGAAGCGGTCAAGTCCGAGTGATCCTCAAGATTGTGACGGAGCAGAAACACGCCTCCGAGCTCATCCACATGTTAACAGGCCACAGGCGCTTAACTGAGGCTGACCAGCTTGCCACAGAGGTTGCCTCTACCTCCATAGATCAgcctctgtcacacacactctccaacaGAG tctcacaccacacacaggcTAGTGATCAGCAGGTCTCCCAGCTGGACTTTCCTACTGATTCTGAGACTGCCGCCACTGgcacacacagcactgactcTGAGGGGACTGAAGAAGAAGGGGTGAAGAATAAAGATAATAATGCAGCTGCTGAGGATGGTGGTGGACCCGTACAATGTCAGGTCAACTGA